The Bradyrhizobium oligotrophicum S58 genome contains the following window.
GCCGCCGGAGGCCAGGGCGACGCCTCGCTGGCGCCGGCTCCCGGACTCGGCTTCTCCGGCGCTGCGGCGCTCGACGGCGAGGGCAGGTTCGTCGGCGTCACTCTGCTCAAGCCGGGAGTTCTCGCCGGCTCGGCCTTCGTCCCGTCGTCACAGGTGGTGATGGTCAGCGCCGAAAACACCCGCGCCTTCCTCGCGGCGAACGGCGTCAAGCCCGACGGCAGCTCGCTCGACGCCAAGACCGCGGCCGTTCGCGTGATCTGCGTGCGCAAGTAGCGCGCGACGCCGACGATCTCTGCCAAATGCCGGAACGTTGCGCACGTTGCGGCGCGGCGACCGTTTACGCAAAATTAAGCATGTCATTTTACAAAAAATTAAGGGCCCGACGACGGCCGGCGAGGATCTGACGTGCAGCATCGCGACTGCATGGGATGATGCTCGACGATGCCGAGCGCTCGCCCGCGGCTCGCTGCCGCTCAACTTCCTAGCACCTTGCTATCAACTCGGAACGGCTCCCGCCGTAGTCAACCGGTCTGTGCAAGCACAGGCCGAGCGTGGGATAGTTCGAACAGTTTCTGTCGGCGTGCTGATTCGGACCACCGCGATCCCTCTTCGTTAGTTGGATCGGGCCGGGACTGTCCTGAGCGAGAATAGCTCTGCACCGCGTAATCGCGATGCACTCAGCTTTGGCGTTCTCATAAGTTCCGTCAACATCCGAAGGACTGTCTCCCGATGTACACGATCGTTTTGGCCACGCAGAAGGGCGGCAGCGGCAAGAGCACGCTGGCTATTGGTCTGGCCGTGGCGGCCCAGCAGGCCGGCCACAAGGTGCGCGTGATCGAGACCGACCGTCAGGGTACGCTGTCAAAATGGCAGGCGCGCCGCACGACCGGCGAGCCGATCGTCGAAGCCATCTATGACGCGAAGATGATCGAGCCGCGACTCGAAGCGCTGGCCATCGATGGCGTGACCGTCTGCGTGATCGACACCGGGAGCGGCATCACGGCATCCACCACCGCCGCGATCCGTTATTGCGACCTTTGCCTGATCCCGGCGCGTCCGAGCGTTGCCGACATCGAGGCCACGGCGCCGACGCTGAGCGTCATCAAAGCCTGGCGCAAGCCATTCGCATTCGTGCTCAATCAGGCGCCGATCCGTGGCGGCCACCGCATCACCGATGCGACCACCGCGCTCGACAGCGATGCGCCGCGCGACATCGCTGAGGTGCTGGCGCAGCCCTTCATCATGATGCGCAACGACCACCAGGACGCGCTCGCCGCCGGCCTCGGCGTCTGCGAGTTCGATACCGACGGCAAGTCCGCGCAGGAGATCCGCAGCCTGTGGCGCTGGACCGCCGGCAAGCTCGCCGGTGACCACGTCATGCACGAGGCCGGCGAACTCAAGGAAGCCGGCGAGCACGCCGAGGTCGAATTCCCGATCATGCTGACGCCATCAGCCGAAGACGCCAAGCTGCCGACGACCCGAGCCTATCCGACCTGGGCCGACAACGGCATCAACTGGAAGGCGGGGTTGTAGCCGCTGCCTGCTCGGCCGCCGGCGCGCTCGGAGCTCACGCAAATCATTCGCTGCCGAACGGCTGCTCGCCAAGCGAGTGGCCGTTTGCGTTAGGCGTGTGCGTCGGCGAACGCCATGCGTCGATATGACCAATTCGGCACAACTATCAGCTTTGCTGCGCTACGCCCGCTATCCGACATTTACAATCGTCGCACGAATGTCATAGTCGCTCGTGGACGTAAAAGCTTGCGATTCGAGCGACGGCGCTCGATTCGATCCGCTCACAGGCGGCCGATCGGCAGCAATTCCGCCGACCGTTCGAACGGTGCTCCCGTTGCGGTGGTCTGCAGTCGGCTTTTGCGGACGAGCAAGGGGTCGCATGATACGCACGATCGTATTGGCCACGCAGAAGGGCGGCAGCGGCAAGAGTACGCTGGCGATGAGCCTCGCGGTTGCCGCGCAGCAGGCCGGCGAGACGGTGCGCGTGATCGAGACCGATCCGCAGGGCACGCTGTCCTATTGGCAGAGCCGGCGCGGACTGGCCGAGCCCCTCGTCGAACCGATCCATCAGCCCTCGGATCTCGGCCGCCGC
Protein-coding sequences here:
- a CDS encoding ParA family protein; the protein is MYTIVLATQKGGSGKSTLAIGLAVAAQQAGHKVRVIETDRQGTLSKWQARRTTGEPIVEAIYDAKMIEPRLEALAIDGVTVCVIDTGSGITASTTAAIRYCDLCLIPARPSVADIEATAPTLSVIKAWRKPFAFVLNQAPIRGGHRITDATTALDSDAPRDIAEVLAQPFIMMRNDHQDALAAGLGVCEFDTDGKSAQEIRSLWRWTAGKLAGDHVMHEAGELKEAGEHAEVEFPIMLTPSAEDAKLPTTRAYPTWADNGINWKAGL